One window of Sinorhizobium fredii NGR234 genomic DNA carries:
- a CDS encoding NADH-quinone oxidoreductase subunit A, translated as MTELLGSYVPIAIFIGIALVIGLALLIAPFAVAFKAPDSEKLSAYECGFNAFDDARMKFDIRFYLVSILFIIFDLEVAFLFPWAVSFGELGWFGFWSMMVFLLVLTVGFIYEWKKGALEWN; from the coding sequence ATGACAGAACTTCTCGGTTCCTACGTTCCGATCGCGATTTTCATTGGAATCGCTCTTGTGATCGGCCTCGCACTCCTGATCGCTCCCTTCGCAGTTGCCTTCAAGGCGCCCGATTCGGAAAAGCTGTCGGCCTACGAGTGCGGCTTCAATGCGTTCGACGACGCCCGCATGAAGTTCGACATCCGCTTCTATCTCGTGTCGATCCTCTTCATCATCTTCGATCTGGAAGTCGCCTTCCTGTTCCCCTGGGCGGTTTCGTTCGGGGAGCTCGGCTGGTTCGGCTTCTGGTCGATGATGGTTTTCCTCCTGGTGCTGACGGTCGGCTTTATCTATGAATGGAAAAAGGGAGCGCTGGAATGGAACTAG
- a CDS encoding NuoB/complex I 20 kDa subunit family protein, with amino-acid sequence MELASGTTLVAPQPKGIIDPATGKPIGSNDAFFGEINNELADKGFLVTSTDELINWARTGSLMWMTFGLACCAVEMMQMSMPRYDAERFGFAPRASPRQSDVMIVAGTLTNKMAPALRKVYDQMPEPRYVISMGSCANGGGYYHYSYSVVRGCDRVVPVDIYVPGCPPTAEALLYGVLLLQKKIRRTGTIER; translated from the coding sequence ATGGAACTAGCATCCGGCACCACGCTCGTTGCGCCGCAGCCGAAGGGCATCATCGATCCCGCGACCGGCAAGCCGATCGGCAGCAATGACGCATTCTTCGGCGAGATCAACAACGAGCTCGCCGACAAGGGCTTCCTCGTCACCTCGACCGATGAGCTGATCAACTGGGCGCGCACCGGCTCGCTGATGTGGATGACCTTCGGTCTCGCCTGCTGCGCCGTCGAGATGATGCAGATGTCGATGCCGCGCTACGACGCCGAACGCTTCGGCTTTGCGCCGCGCGCCTCGCCGCGCCAGTCCGACGTCATGATCGTCGCCGGCACGCTGACCAACAAGATGGCGCCGGCGCTGCGCAAGGTCTACGACCAGATGCCCGAGCCGCGCTACGTCATCTCGATGGGCTCCTGCGCCAATGGCGGCGGCTACTATCACTATTCCTATTCGGTGGTGCGCGGCTGCGACCGCGTCGTGCCCGTCGATATCTATGTGCCAGGCTGTCCTCCCACGGCAGAAGCGCTGCT
- a CDS encoding (R)-mandelonitrile lyase, with the protein MEIFECGSRPSSRGPAEYFEGAVRIDPAFEAPQPARVRGATVTFEPGARTAWHTHPLGQTLIVTSGRGLAQSWGGDLCEIRAGDVVWFPPGEKHWHGAAADTGMTHIAIQEALDGKVVDWLEHVTDEQYRGE; encoded by the coding sequence ATGGAAATCTTTGAATGTGGATCGAGACCGTCGTCCCGCGGCCCGGCCGAGTATTTTGAGGGCGCCGTCCGCATCGACCCGGCCTTCGAGGCGCCTCAGCCGGCCCGGGTGCGCGGCGCGACGGTGACCTTCGAGCCCGGCGCCCGCACCGCCTGGCACACCCACCCGCTCGGCCAGACCCTGATCGTCACGTCCGGCCGCGGCCTTGCACAAAGCTGGGGCGGCGACCTCTGCGAGATCCGCGCCGGCGACGTCGTCTGGTTCCCGCCGGGCGAGAAGCACTGGCACGGCGCGGCCGCGGATACCGGAATGACGCATATCGCCATCCAGGAGGCGCTGGATGGAAAGGTGGTCGACTGGCTGGAGCATGTGACGGACGAGCAGTATCGGGGGGAGTGA